One window from the genome of Dermacentor silvarum isolate Dsil-2018 chromosome 7, BIME_Dsil_1.4, whole genome shotgun sequence encodes:
- the LOC119459377 gene encoding uncharacterized protein LOC119459377 has translation MAGTMQDAVSKAGSRPLLVLGDFNAPHTTWGYRFCSKRGRELAHLIEQHNLTLLNEPDTPTRMGTSTTRDTTPDLSLLMGTLDALWQNVGTNLGSDHDVIRITIRGPTLKVKTGTTRITNWDKLRKEQEEE, from the coding sequence ATGGCGGGAACAATGCAGGACGCTGTGAGCAAGGCAGGCTCCCGGCCGCTGCTCGTActgggggatttcaacgcccctcacacGACATGGGGATACCGGTTCTGTtcgaaaagagggagagaactaGCACATTTGATAGAACAGCACAACTTGACCCTACTCAACGAGCCCGACACACCCACCCGCATGGGCACGAGCACGACCAGagacaccacgccggacctcTCGCTCCTGATGGGGACTCTGGATGCCTTGTGGCAAAACGTGGGAACGAATCTGGGGTCGGACCACGACGTAATCAGAATCACAATCAGAGGTCCCACCCTCAAGGTGAAGACGGGCACGACGAGGATTACCAATTGGGATAAGCTGAGAAAGGAGCAAGAAGAGGAATAG